TTTAGTTTAAACATGAATCGGTCTATTTCGGCCTCCGGCAACAGATACGTTCCTGATATCTCAATGGGGTTTTGAGTTGCCAGTACAAGGAATAATTTTTCCAAAAGATAGGTTTCCCTACCAATAGTCACCTGCTTTTCCTGCATCGCCTCGAGTAAGGCGCTTTGAACTTTTGCCGGCGCACGATTAATTTCATCCGCAAGGAGTAAATTGGTAAATACAGGCCCTTTTTGTATCCGGCTTTTCCTTGTTTCCGGATCCCACATTTCAAATCCTGTAATGTCACCGGGGATGAGGTCCGGCGTAAACTGCACCCGTTTGAATTTTGCATCTAATACTCGGGCAAGGGTTTTTACCGTTATAGTCTTCCCGAGCCCCGGATAACCTTCCAGGAGGATATGGCCGTCCGAAAGGAGCGCAACAATGACAGTCTCAATCATTTCTTCCTGTCCGACAATAACCTTTCCCACTTCCTTTTTTATCTTTTCGACCTTTTCTTTGATAAAATCCCTATCATGCACTAGTGTTTTTGTCCGTGTCTTCACAGTTTTCTATCCCCCATCTTGCCGCAGCAAACCGCGGCCAAATTATCTTACATTTATTTCCATTTTGGATGTGTCCGAGTTGGCGGGGATAAACCGCCACATCACAGGTTATTTTCAGCCAACACGCATTTTATTTTTAGATTGAATTATATAGTTTCCTTTTTTTGTTTACAAACAAATTATGGTTCTTTTATTACAACTCAATGTAATTTCATTAAGATACAACTAACCACAATAAATTTTTCCAAACAAGGAAATCTTCGTACATATATTGGCATGCCATATGCTCTTATGGCTGTCGTTTGTTTCTTTGTAGAATTGTATTGACAGCAAATTTAAAAATGTGTATATACTGAAAATTTAATTCATAAATTATGAAAAAGGCAAATTCAATTACCGTTTAGTTTGATAAATTTAATTCATGGAAAGGGGTTTGAAAATGACATTTTCAAAACCAAATGCGTCTGCAGCAACACGTACAAAAAACAGAACACCTAACGATAGAACACATGCCAGCGGCATGTGTTCGGTTTGTGTGGATGAGTGTCCAGGCTTATGCGAGATCGGGAAATCAGCCTTCAGGGCATCGGAAAATTTATATCCACAGCCGTTCGGAACTATTACGGCCGGGGCAGACAAGGAGTATCCCGTAGACTTTTCCCATTTAAATATTATGGGAACTGCCGTTGGAGCGGTAGGAATAGAGGCTAACAGCGACAAGGCAATTTTTGAGAACGTAAGCGTAGAAACACGGTTAGGGAAAGACAAGGGGATTAAACTAAAGTTACCTATTGTGATTCCAGGGTTGGGGTCAACGAAAGTTGCCAAAACACATTGGGAC
This is a stretch of genomic DNA from Candidatus Brocadia sp.. It encodes these proteins:
- a CDS encoding AAA family ATPase, with amino-acid sequence MKTRTKTLVHDRDFIKEKVEKIKKEVGKVIVGQEEMIETVIVALLSDGHILLEGYPGLGKTITVKTLARVLDAKFKRVQFTPDLIPGDITGFEMWDPETRKSRIQKGPVFTNLLLADEINRAPAKVQSALLEAMQEKQVTIGRETYLLEKLFLVLATQNPIEISGTYLLPEAEIDRFMFKLKVRYPAYGDEREITERQIRDEEAELDVVLDTKEVISLRHTISEWLPLEETSVIVKYITRLVRATRPEEGNGELRNLVMYGASPRATIALAKAARVYAFIHGADMVLPEHVHKMAYPVLRHRIILTHEAESQGIDSDGIIEKILHRVPILE